The stretch of DNA AAGCGCCGGAATTGGGGGAGATCGATGACTCGCCGTATTTCGACAAATCGTACGTGTTCCCACGCGACTACGCGTGGGTGACTGACGCGAATCTCGAATCGAAACACCATGTCATCCAGGCCGCCCTTGAAATTGCGTTCACGGACGATCTGACGGAAGATGAGGCCCGTTCGAAGATCGACTCGCTCGTTGACCGCGCACAAGAGTCCATCCTCGATGGGATCGACGGTGCTGAAGAAGAGGTCTGGGATGTTATCGACGACCGGACGGACGAAGGAGAGGATCCAGCGACGTACAGTTGGGTCCATCTCAACAAGTTCCGCAAATTCGAATTACACGACCAGTGCTTTCCATGGACTACGACGGAGGAACTCCGAACTGCAGTTGCCGAGCTCCCATCTCCGACAACACGCCCGGAGTGGGAAGCGCGTGATGAGCCGTGAACTACCACACCCTACCGCTCGCCTGACGGCTCGCGCTTTGCAGGAACCGAATGGGTTCCCGTAGGGAGCGCAGTCTCTACAGGCGTTCGAAAATCGCACAGCGATTTTCGCAGCCCATCAGAATCGCTCCGCGATTCTGAGGACGTTGATTCGGAGCGTCCCGCTCCTAACTGCTTGATACCGCGAGAAAGAATGTTCCAGGCCGCGTTCCAGTCCCTGTCGGCGGTGAAGCCACAAGAAGGACAGGAGTGTTTGCGAACCCATAGCGGTTTGTCGGTCGAGACACCGCACGCCGCACACTCTTTGGTCGTCCCTGCTGGATCGATGGCAACGAAGTGCGTTCCCTCACGCTCACACTTGTACTCGAGTATCTGGAGAAATGTTCCCCACGCTGCTCCGGCACGGTTCCGAGAGTTGCCGTCAAGTTCGACCAGTCCTTTCGCGTCGAGGTCTTCGACTGCGACGAGATCGTACTCTCGAGCGTAGTAGTTCGAGAGTTTGTGCAAAAAGTCTCGGCGCTTGTTCTTCAGGTCGGCGTGACACTCGGCCACTCGACAGCGTTGTTTCTCGTAGTTGTTCGACCCGTGCTCTTTGCGCGAGAGTTTTCGTTGCTCACGCTCGAGCCGGCCGCGTTCGTCCGAGAGGTCGACCGATTCGATCGCGTGTCCGTCGGTGTCGTGTGCGTATTTCAGGATGCCCACGTCGATGCCGACGACGTTCTTCGGCGGGTCGGGCTTTTGCGGTGGCTCTCGATCGACTCTCGGTGATGGCAGAACGCTTCCGGATCGAGTCCGTGTTCGAAGGCCGCCTCGATCGGAACGGTATTCCGACGACCATCCGTCGTGCGAACGAACGGTCGATCACGGCGCCGAAAGCTCGAAACGAGTCCGTGACGGTATCGACGAGTACCTCGTGCTCAGTCGGCGCGACCAGCACGCCGTCGTTGTCGAAGACGACGGCATCGTAGTCGCTCGCCAAGCCGACTAGGGACGGCATGGAAACAAGCGCCTGCACGATTGGGCGTTTGAAACGCTGTTGAGTCACTTCAAGTACAAGGCTGAGGAACGTTGGATTGAGGTTGAGCGGGTTGATGAGTACGGGTTGGCAACGTCGATAATGTGCTGTGAGTGTGGGGCGAAAGCTGAGTCGAACCGTGTTGAGCGTGGGTTGTACGTCTGTTCAGTGTGCGAACTGGTCGCCAATAGCGACCTGAATGCGGCAGAAAATATGCGTGCGACGGTAACTCCGAATCCGTCACATGATAGGAGTAGCGGCTGTTTGGCCCAGCCATCGGTACGTCTGTTCGATACATCCACGGAGCGAGTCGCCCCTCAAGAATAGGTGGTATCTTGAACCACAATACCCCAATCCAGCAGTACGTTACCGTGGAAGGAGGTCGATCTCCGACACTGCGATACAAAAAAGGAGTGCAGGAAAACGGCCCTGTCAGTTACCGACAAAGCTCCGGACCGTGGAGGTCGAAATTGAACTCGTGGGTGTGCATCGTTCCCTGCTGACCAGTTTGGCTTTCGACTTCGATCGTGTGGCTCTCAGTCGCGCCCCACGGGATGTCTTCTACTTTGAATATCATCGAGGTGAACGATGTCGAGGACGCTTCATCACCGGAGTAGAACCACGAATATTCCTGCGTACGGGTGGAACCGGTCGCGTCATTGAATTTGTCGGCGAGTTCTGCTGCCTTCTTCGTGTAGTCGTAGAGGTCGACCGTGACTTTCACAGGCGTCGCAATGGTTTCCTCGAACACGTCCATCCCGGTTTTGAACGACTCGACGGCGAAGTCCTGTGCGAAGTCCTCCAGGGAGTAACCGTCGTACGCTGCATCTGCACTTGCACGACTGATCCAAGTCGGTTCGCTGTCCGGATCCGCGAAATCCCACTCCGCCGCTGTGTTCCCTTCGTCCGGATACTCTACTTTGACACTCTGATCCATGATGTCGATCTGTGGCTCGCCGTCCGATTTCACGTACGTCTGAGACAACTGGTGGACAGCTACGTAATACTTCGCCCTGTTGTTGTTTTCGCTTTGGAGTTTCGGCCCATCGACTTCGACCCGAACTACCTCTGCGAACTCTTTTTCGACCCAATCGGTAGAGCCGTCTCTTCCGCTCCAATAGGTCTCGGTCACACTGGAGGTGTCCGAGTACGGTTCGTCACAGTAGCCTGCACTGGCCATACCGGTAGCGAAGACGCCAGCGGGGACGCCGACTGCGGCGGTTCCGACTCCTTTCAACAACGCTCGCCGTGTCTTTCGAGGGGACGTTGCGTCTTAGCAAAAAATAAAATCTGATTTATAATTTTATAATACAATACTATACAACTATATCTGTTAATAGGGGTATCGATAGATTCCAGGTGGGTCTGTTTCGCCTTGACGGTTTCTGGCACTGTCTTTCCCCGATGAGCCTCGGCCATCGCCGCTCTCGACGCCGCAGAGAACTCCCGGCCGTCGAGCGTCTCGGAGATCGCCGCCCAGACGGTCTCGAATCGCTCTTCTCCGTAGAGTGGACGGTTCTTTCCATTGATGTCCCGCGTGTCGATGTCGTGGCGGTCCACGTATCGTCTGATCGTTCGGGGAGTGACGTCCGCGAGGTGATAGAGGACACGGTCGCAAACCTCTCCGGATTCGAGTTGCTGGAGGCCGGTGACACCGAGATTCGGCTGACGAACCTTATCGACGCCGAGAACGTTGATATACGCAAATCGACGCTACGCCTTCGCCTCGTGATGCTCGGGATGCACCGTGACGCGGTGAGTGCCGTCCTGACCGACGACGAGACGCTGGCACAGCGCGTCATCGACCGCGACAACGAGGCCAACAAGTTGTTCGCGATGGTGACCCGCCACTTCCGGCGGGCGCTGACGAACCTCCACGAGGTCGAGAAACTCGAGTACACCCGGGACGAACTGTTCGAATACTACTACGTCAGCCGGCAGTTCGAGCGCATCGCCGATCACGCCGAGAAGATCGCTCGCTTCACTTTTGATCCCGAGGTCACGATACCGACGACTTTCGAGCACCGGATCGATTCGCTGGCCTCGAGTTCCAGACAGATCATCAATACCGCCGCGGACGTGATCCTCGCCGACGCCGGAGTCAAGGGAGCGCAAACGGCGCTCACCGAACGGGACGAACTGACGGCAGACCTCAAGGCGCTCGATCGAAATCTCTACGCCCACGACGATCCCGCCGAGGCCTACGTAGTCGGTCTCTTGCTCGAGAGTATCCGCCGAACCGGCGAGTACGGCGCGAATATCGCTGGCATCGCTATCCAGCAATGCGCCCGTGAGTGTGAGCGTCTCGAGTGAAAAGCCAACGTCTACGGTATACTGCTCGTCGGCATGCGCCATTTCTCACCAGGATCAGGTCCGACTCGAGATCACGGAGGCACAGTCACGATTTTCAAGATTCAGCAGACTCGAGAACACGATGTCGTACTCGGCATCGACGAAGAGTTCTGTATTAGACGAGGAGCTGAATGTCGGATTCGGCCATGTGTTGCAGGGCAGTGGCCGCGCCGACGCCGGTCGTCACGCCGTCGTAGAAGTCGTCCTCGTCGTAGTCCATCAGTTCGATCGTCATCTGACACGCCTGCAGGTCGACGCCGCTCTCGAGCGAGAGGTCGATCAACTCCTCGATGGTGGCGGTTCCGTTCTCGTCGATCTTCTTCTGCATCATCTTCGTGGCCATCGTGTCCATGCCGGGAAGTGCAGCGACGGCGTTCGGGACCGGCACGTTCGGATTACCGACGGCGCTCAGCTTGAGGTCCTTCGACTTCTCCTCGTGGAGGATATCGAGCCCCCAGAACGTGTGGAAAACGACGACCTCCCAGCCGAAGGCGGCCGCCGTGCTCGCGAGGATCAACGGCGGATACGCCATGTCGAAACTCCCCTGCGTAGCGACGATGGTCATCTTCTTCTGATCGTCGCCAGTGTCCACCGCAGCCATCGACGCTTCCAGTTCCTCGACACGCTCGCGCAACGCCTGCAGCTCGGCGGCGTCGACGTCCGGATCGGCGTCGTCAACCGACGACGTTGGGTTGTCCGTACTCATTATTCCGTTTTCTTTACGTAGTGGGTGTAGAGGTCGTCGTCCTCGACCTGCTCGAGGAGTTCGACGCCGTCGGTACCATCGGCCCACCCTCGGATGTCACTCATGCTGCCCGAGT from Natronorubrum halophilum encodes:
- a CDS encoding zinc ribbon domain-containing protein, with protein sequence MSHFKYKAEERWIEVERVDEYGLATSIMCCECGAKAESNRVERGLYVCSVCELVANSDLNAAENMRATVTPNPSHDRSSGCLAQPSVRLFDTSTERVAPQE
- a CDS encoding PhoU domain-containing protein, whose product is MIEDTVANLSGFELLEAGDTEIRLTNLIDAENVDIRKSTLRLRLVMLGMHRDAVSAVLTDDETLAQRVIDRDNEANKLFAMVTRHFRRALTNLHEVEKLEYTRDELFEYYYVSRQFERIADHAEKIARFTFDPEVTIPTTFEHRIDSLASSSRQIINTAADVILADAGVKGAQTALTERDELTADLKALDRNLYAHDDPAEAYVVGLLLESIRRTGEYGANIAGIAIQQCARECERLE
- a CDS encoding DsrE/DsrF/DrsH-like family protein gives rise to the protein MSTDNPTSSVDDADPDVDAAELQALRERVEELEASMAAVDTGDDQKKMTIVATQGSFDMAYPPLILASTAAAFGWEVVVFHTFWGLDILHEEKSKDLKLSAVGNPNVPVPNAVAALPGMDTMATKMMQKKIDENGTATIEELIDLSLESGVDLQACQMTIELMDYDEDDFYDGVTTGVGAATALQHMAESDIQLLV